One window of the Candidatus Binatus sp. genome contains the following:
- a CDS encoding molybdopterin-dependent oxidoreductase, which translates to MAKHDTEGEWIKGWPDRKRAMLVEGKDQQGRTILARSPALELEGLITPTDLSYIVAQLDMPEPIHPDDWSLSISGEVEKPLELSFRDLRNLPSRTVRAVTECAGNDAEFFSYLRDEGRRKPERFDERDFSEIAKELAKLGQNKGASMSMDIAIPTSGYASGGEFTGVSLRDVLKEVGLKPEAVAIRAQGFDTGKPDPMLVYLSAGRRDFKVEEPGLINYDKGLPVKKALDPDTILAWAHNGEMLQHVHGAPVRLVVPGWSGNWWVKWLEKLEVMNRMPDCYYQTQYFVMADSPDSPKREPCTALGVKSVITTPREGELTRGKHAIRGLAWGGEGGIVRVEVSTDGGASWREATIEEPREKWLWVRFYAPWEVEQPGRYSIMARATDEHGRLQPQIPWNFQRKHFDGIVPVEVEVK; encoded by the coding sequence ATGGCCAAGCACGACACTGAAGGCGAATGGATAAAAGGCTGGCCCGACCGCAAACGCGCGATGCTGGTCGAGGGCAAGGATCAGCAGGGCCGCACCATCCTGGCTCGGAGTCCCGCGTTGGAATTGGAAGGCCTGATCACGCCCACCGATCTGTCGTACATCGTCGCCCAGCTCGACATGCCCGAGCCGATTCATCCCGACGACTGGTCGCTGTCGATCTCCGGCGAAGTTGAAAAGCCGCTCGAACTCAGCTTCCGCGATCTGCGCAATCTACCTTCGCGCACCGTCCGTGCAGTCACCGAGTGCGCAGGCAACGACGCGGAATTTTTCAGCTATCTGCGCGACGAAGGACGCCGCAAACCGGAGCGATTCGATGAACGCGACTTCAGCGAAATCGCCAAAGAACTGGCCAAGCTTGGCCAGAACAAAGGCGCGTCCATGAGCATGGATATCGCCATCCCGACTTCGGGTTATGCCAGCGGCGGAGAATTCACCGGCGTCTCGCTGCGCGACGTGTTGAAGGAGGTCGGCCTCAAGCCCGAGGCGGTGGCGATTCGCGCGCAGGGCTTTGATACCGGCAAACCGGATCCGATGCTGGTCTATCTTTCCGCCGGACGGCGCGACTTCAAAGTCGAGGAGCCCGGTCTGATCAACTACGACAAAGGCCTTCCCGTGAAGAAGGCGCTCGACCCTGACACGATCCTCGCTTGGGCGCACAACGGCGAGATGCTGCAGCACGTGCATGGGGCTCCGGTCCGGCTGGTGGTTCCGGGCTGGTCGGGAAATTGGTGGGTGAAGTGGCTCGAGAAGCTCGAGGTGATGAACCGGATGCCCGATTGCTACTACCAGACGCAGTACTTCGTGATGGCGGACTCGCCCGATAGTCCGAAACGCGAGCCTTGCACCGCGCTCGGCGTAAAATCGGTGATTACGACGCCTCGGGAAGGCGAACTGACGAGGGGTAAGCATGCGATCCGCGGGCTTGCGTGGGGCGGCGAAGGCGGCATCGTGCGCGTCGAAGTCTCCACCGACGGCGGAGCAAGCTGGCGCGAAGCGACTATCGAAGAGCCGCGGGAAAAGTGGTTGTGGGTACGCTTCTATGCCCCGTGGGAGGTCGAACAGCCCGGCCGTTATAGCATCATGGCGCGCGCGACCGACGAACACGGACGATTGCAGCCACAAATTCCGTGGAACTTTCAGCGCAAGCACTTCGACGGCATCGTCCCGGTCGAAGTCGAGGTCAAGTAG
- a CDS encoding LLM class flavin-dependent oxidoreductase encodes MKKLDPADSRLRLGLFYPNTPSIHVTSRAVADANPDPMEMATHRAIAQAAEQIGLDYLFLADRWAPYDRASTLAHHQDPMLAAFILGAALIGITERIGIITTLHTTYFHPAHIARIGANLDRLSGGRWGWNVVTGLTEAEMRMFGFEGEVEHDRRYEMAVEMIDLVKKLWDGMRREDAWVDWKGKHYTMKGAVVGPGPLQAPFPLLVNAGASEAGQRLAARHCDYLFLTENSAAAINARMEQTRKQVVACGRGPDELSLMTAARVIVRDTQREADEVLNWITENIDLDAARAFAAGVMSSQSIRDAFAGFTDEQVVRAWGGSMDPKAARFCGPPGKVAGEILSFCRETGCRGLLLTFPLWHEREIRRFGEQVMPLLAKSGAWIHPSQRDWNW; translated from the coding sequence TCGACCCTGCGGATTCGCGGCTACGATTGGGACTGTTCTATCCGAACACCCCTTCAATTCACGTCACCTCGCGCGCGGTGGCGGATGCGAATCCCGACCCGATGGAGATGGCTACGCATCGGGCGATCGCGCAGGCGGCCGAGCAGATCGGTCTCGACTACCTGTTTCTCGCCGATCGATGGGCGCCTTACGATCGCGCCTCGACGCTGGCCCATCATCAGGATCCGATGCTCGCCGCTTTCATTTTGGGTGCGGCCCTCATCGGCATCACCGAACGGATAGGAATAATCACCACCCTGCACACGACTTACTTTCACCCGGCGCATATCGCCCGCATCGGCGCCAACCTCGACCGGTTGTCAGGCGGGCGCTGGGGATGGAACGTCGTGACCGGCCTGACGGAAGCGGAAATGCGGATGTTCGGCTTCGAGGGCGAGGTCGAGCATGATCGGCGCTACGAGATGGCGGTCGAGATGATCGATCTTGTCAAGAAGCTGTGGGACGGCATGCGCCGAGAAGATGCCTGGGTCGATTGGAAGGGCAAGCATTACACGATGAAGGGAGCGGTGGTCGGGCCGGGACCGCTGCAGGCGCCGTTTCCGCTGCTGGTGAACGCCGGTGCGTCCGAGGCGGGCCAGCGACTCGCCGCGCGCCATTGCGACTATCTATTTCTCACCGAAAACTCGGCGGCGGCGATAAACGCGCGCATGGAGCAGACGCGCAAGCAGGTCGTCGCGTGCGGGCGCGGACCCGACGAACTATCGCTGATGACTGCCGCACGCGTCATCGTGCGCGACACCCAGCGGGAAGCTGACGAAGTATTGAACTGGATAACCGAAAATATCGACCTCGACGCCGCCCGCGCCTTTGCCGCGGGAGTGATGAGCAGCCAGAGCATCCGCGACGCCTTCGCCGGGTTCACCGATGAGCAGGTCGTCCGCGCGTGGGGTGGCTCGATGGATCCCAAGGCCGCCCGTTTTTGCGGGCCGCCGGGCAAGGTCGCCGGTGAAATCCTGTCTTTCTGCCGCGAGACCGGATGCCGCGGCCTGCTGTTGACTTTTCCACTTTGGCACGAGCGTGAAATCCGGCGCTTCGGCGAGCAGGTTATGCCGCTGCTCGCGAAATCGGGCGCTTGGATTCATCCCTCACAACGGGACTGGAACTGGTAG